GGCGGTTGATGGCAGTTCCAGCGTTGTTGATGGCGGTTTCATCACCTATTCCAACGAAGCCAAAATGGCGATGCTGGCTGTGCCGGGCGATATGCTGGCGGAATTTGGCGCCGTGTCCGAACCGGTTGCCCGTGCCATGGCCGAAGGCGCCCTGCGCCATAGCCCGCTTGCATCCATTACCGTCGCGGTTACCGGCATTGCAGGCCCTGGTGGTGGCAGTGCCGAAAAGCCAGTTGGACTGGTACATTTTGGTTGTGCCGCGTCAAACCGCCCCACCCTGCATCAATCGCATATATTCAAGGGTAATCGCCACGAAGTAAGGCGCCAAACCATCCTGTGCGCATTTGCATTGATCCGTGAAATGCTGGCCAGGACAGAACAACAACCTTTGTGATTTTGTCATTCATACTCAGGCAAAACAAAAAAGCGCTGAAATACGACCAGGTATTTCAGCGCTTTAATTTTTTGGCGATCGAAAGATGATCTAGGAAATCCGCGACGACGCTATGCCATTATCACCGTAAATTTGGCGGGCGCGGTTTTCAAATGAACCGACCATCAATTTAACCGCCTCGTTAAAGACCATGCCGATCATTTTTTGCAGGATTGCGGATTTGAATTCAAAATCCACGTAAAAATCCAGCAAGGTCCCGCCATCATCTGACGGCGTAAATTCCCAATGATTATTGAGATATTTAAACGGCCCCTGCAAATATTCAACATCAATGCGCTTGGGGCGGTTCAGCGTTACCTTTGATGTATATTTCTCGCGAAACATTTTAAAACCGATCACCAGATCGGCA
The window above is part of the Thalassospira marina genome. Proteins encoded here:
- a CDS encoding CinA family protein — protein: MTPDQEMLDAASGIIDLCRRHGEKLATAESCTGGLIGGCLTAVDGSSSVVDGGFITYSNEAKMAMLAVPGDMLAEFGAVSEPVARAMAEGALRHSPLASITVAVTGIAGPGGGSAEKPVGLVHFGCAASNRPTLHQSHIFKGNRHEVRRQTILCAFALIREMLARTEQQPL
- a CDS encoding type II toxin-antitoxin system RatA family toxin, whose amino-acid sequence is MPTHAERRKLPYTPEQLFDLVADIDAYSEFLPWCAASRVRKRDGNELHADLVIGFKMFREKYTSKVTLNRPKRIDVEYLQGPFKYLNNHWEFTPSDDGGTLLDFYVDFEFKSAILQKMIGMVFNEAVKLMVGSFENRARQIYGDNGIASSRIS